The Solanum pennellii chromosome 11, SPENNV200 sequence atttttgtGGAATGAtattaacttgagtaccaaagTTGTCTATTTATAGGGGAAAATATGTGATGGTGACACTTAAATTTAAGACTTATTGGATCataatgcatgaatatgaattgATAGGAGTATGATTGAGTGTGCATGTTAATTAGTCTTTGCCACTTGGTTTTGTACGTTTAATTACATTCAATGATTTTGAATGGACTAACGAAATCAAAGTGAAGTCTAATTCATGAAATAATGGCGTATCCAAGATTTTTATTCAATAGCATCGGCTTATTTTGGTGAGTTTTGGTCTATCTAAACTATTTTGGAGGTAAGACttgaattaatatttgatttgtaGAATGTTATTAGGAAAATGCATTGGTATATCCTAGTGTTGTTAGACATTTTAAAATAGTATGATAGACGTATAAATATgaatagagaaaataataaatatctcTATAATACTTCGTccgttcacttttacttgtcactACTTGTtacttttttcaaatataaaaaaaagataattaattttttcttggtGTTTTATCATCACCAtcaaatacttatttttcatttttcaaaacttaatattaaacattatttaattaaaaaatttaataaaatatttatatcaataattatttttccgGATATATTTATCGGAAAAAGTCAGCTTTTCCAATCACTTAGCAGCCAGCCCACATGATTAGTGTGAAATTGATAGTCTAGTCAGTAGTGGATCTACTCAAACTTCAAAGAAACCTTCCAGAAGAGTTTAGAAGTAATTActccaaaataaaattaaaatattaattatgataAGAAGGAGCatgattatttttcaaagttaacGCAGagaatttgattttataaataaaattcatgggtataaataattttcaccTGTAATTTATAGGATTAAATAATCGTACTCTTGATTCTTATGGagaaaaagaactaaaataTGTGCATATGACATATTCAACAATTGGATATGTTGAAAATTTATGCCAAATACATTATCCAAATAATATTCTACAAATCATACATCAATTTTAAGACTACATATAACAAGTAAAGTGTTACCACCAGAATAGCTTAGACCTAAACTCACCAAAATAAGCCGATACTATTGACCAAAAATCCTGCATACGCCATTGTACGTTTCATCAATTAGACTTCTCTCATTAGTCCATTCAAAATCATTGAATGTGAAAGAAACGTACAAAACCAAGTGGCAAAGACTCAATCTTAGTCTtatcaattcatattaattcatgcAATATGTCCCAATGATGTTAATTATATGTGTCACCATGAAAAGGTAAACAACTAATATTTGATATTTCcaaaaacatttaataatagTTCAATTAGAAAACTCATTTATCTAAaaagtcaaatataaaattcgaaatatatataaaatgcaTTTTCGATCGTTTACTCTCCATTTTTTCACACAATTCTTGATAATATCATCTCTAAATGGATGGTATATTGTGTTCGAGTTTggaaatatgaataataatctTATATAATTGACTAGCGCATATAATTAATTTGACAGATCGATCTAATATGTAACTTACctctattatattaaaattacttttttaaacaactaaacttttaattttgatatcagTTTAAATGAAGCAATATCAATATCAAGAGGATTAAATCATATGAGTACAAACTACAAACAGTATATATGTATTTAGCAATATTGTTCATAAATACCATTTCTATAGTTATATTTTTAAGGCGTGCACgagtaaatatttaaatttgtataaaataagataaaatagatatatattCATCTTATAAGCAATTTGTGTCTTAAATGACGTCCTACATATATTTATGCCATATAAAATACATgtctttactttttaaattttatgcaaGTTTAAGTGCTTATTTATCCGAATTCAAAGttaaaagacataaatataaattaaaaacatatttatgtacaaaataacattttaaatataattttatgaatagggacttgaaagagaaaaatatacgtaattaatattattttcgaTAGATGTTTGACTTAATTTTGGTAAATATATATAGATGGTACTATCATCAAGTCCACTCTGCTAAATCTAATCAGACGGCCACAATCCACTGAAGAAATTGTTTACAAATACACACTCCCACACTTTATAACTTCTCATTCCAATTTTAAAAAACCGCCAAAACTGAAAAACCGTTTTTCCGATGGCTAACCGCCGTACTCTCTTCCTCATCCTCTTCATTACTGCCGCCGCCGCCGCCGCCGCCGATTCCGCCACCAACACGACCGCCACCGTTGATATAGTCTCCACCGCCGTCCACTCCAGAAAACCGGCGACAAAAACCGCCCGCACGAAATACTCCATTTCCCCGTATGAACTGGACAGCCTTCTGAGTGTCTTAAGGTACAGTGGTTACCCTCTTTTTAGCAACGCAATCGACACCTCCGATATCCAATTTCAGATTCTCACCGGTCACACTACGCTCGCCGACGCTTCATCGATGCCGGCGGGATCATTCACTATCTTCGCACCGAGAGATCATTTCCTATATACTCTCGATATGGCTTCCGATGCTGATGCTTACGTGGCGGCACTCCGATCACACGTCATCCCTTCTCGCCGACTCACAATCACTGAACTCCGTAACCTTACTCCTCCATACCTCGATACCCTTCTTCCCCATTACAGTATTTTGGTGGAAAAGAGCAGGGGCGACGACGATTTCGTCACTGTTGATGGAATTCGGGTTACGGATCCAAATATTTTTGTCGGGTCGAGATTTGTTGTTCATGGGTTAGATGGGATTCTTCTCACTGGATTCAACATGTATGAGGACACTCTGAGCCAGATGGGAAAAGGTTTTTTTGCGCCGGAGAAAGTGGAGCCCTTCGCTCATAAATCTGGCCGGCATTCTGCGTCGGCGGTGAAGAATGGACGATTTTCAAGAGTTACTAGAAAGCATCGGAAACTGCAGTATCGCCGGATGTGGAAGAGTAATTACAGTGTCCGGCGTAACGGCGGAGAAGATGATTTCTAGGGGCATTACTGTGAATCTCGAGTTTCTTCTggggtaaaattgtcttttttcGAGGAATTTCAATGTTTTACAGAAATAGAAAATAGTGAGAAATTATATTTCTCTTTTACTCGAATATTCACAATTGTGAAAGAGCAacgaaaatgaaaataattgttCCATTTTGGAGATGAGAAATTAGTCTATTCTTTCACTTCATTTTGTTGTTTCATATAATTTCCCATCATACTTTTTTAAAgcactaataataataattaattctttaatttcaatttttatcacaaaattttaaacattttaatacattatatGATAcgttttttatttaagttacaCAATTCATAAATCTTTTTTAGTGTGTATTGATAACGTTAATTAACATAAAACAAAATGGAGGGATATAGAACTCGAATAAGAAAATTGGATAAATTGTAATATGacattatttcaatttatgtggtatactttttttttgaattcaaataagaaaattgcattttaatatattcttcGATAATATTCGTGTTACATAACAATTCTTTAAAAccctttcaatttatttttgcaacattaaaattaattaatctacTTATGGAGCCAAATTAGGAGTTGGAGACTCACTAGCATCACAATATCCATGTAAAATATCACCTTCTTGAGAAGTAAAACCAAGAGAATCAAGCATAGATGGCCAACATTGTCTTTCAATAATTCTTATAGCACTACAACAATCTTGACCTAGATAGGTTTCACCATTAACGAAGAAAAGCACGATTTCTCCCGTACATGCTTGGAGCTCGAATAATGAATTCCAACATTCTGATGAGTCTTCTTTATCATCTTGTAATTTTAAACGTGTCATAAGTGTAGTAGTACGATCAATACTAGATGTGGTTAAAGGTCGAGCTTGAAGAATATTAATCCATGAAATTAGGGTAAGTAATAGTACAATTTTGAAGATCATGATAGTACTATGCATCATGTAGTTaattagcaaaaaaaattagtggGATTCGTGTAATAATTGTATAAGAAAAACTATGGAGGACGTGTGGGATTATATAGTGCTATAGGGATTTATGATAGGAAGGTGAAGAGTTAATATCATTATGTGGGAAATTAATCAAGTACATGAGAGGTTTAATTTTTGCATAACCGATATATTATGTGGGAAATTAATCAAAGATATGATTAGTGGATCAATTAAAACATTGGCATCTCAAGGGTTTGTATCGGTTTAATTGTTGTATAACTAATATATTATCTGCTTTATA is a genomic window containing:
- the LOC107004286 gene encoding uncharacterized protein LOC107004286; this encodes MANRRTLFLILFITAAAAAAADSATNTTATVDIVSTAVHSRKPATKTARTKYSISPYELDSLLSVLRYSGYPLFSNAIDTSDIQFQILTGHTTLADASSMPAGSFTIFAPRDHFLYTLDMASDADAYVAALRSHVIPSRRLTITELRNLTPPYLDTLLPHYSILVEKSRGDDDFVTVDGIRVTDPNIFVGSRFVVHGLDGILLTGFNMYEDTLSQMGKGFFAPEKVEPFAHKSGRHSASAVKNGRFSRVTRKHRKLQYRRMWKSNYSVRRNGGEDDF